The following nucleotide sequence is from Saccharothrix texasensis.
CAACATGATGTCCTGGCTGGTGTCGGGGTCCAGGTTCCCGGTCGGCTCGTCGGCCAGCAGCACCAGCGGCCGGTTGACGAACGCGCGGGCGATCGCCACCCGCTGCTGCTCACCACCGGAGAGCTCGTGCGGCATCCGGTCGGCCTTGCCGTCGAGGCCGACCAGCTGCAGCACCTCGGGCACCACCTTCACGATGGTGTTGCGCGGCTTGCCGATCACCTCCAACGCGAACGCGACGTTCTCCGCCACGGTCTTGTTGGTCAGCAGCCGGAAGTCCTGGAACACGCAGCCGATGGACTGGCGCAGGCGGGGGACCCGGCGCCGGGACATCTTGGCCACGTCGAAGTTCGACACGTACACGCGGCCCTTGCTGGGCACTTCCTCCCGCAGCAGGAGCCGCAGGAACGTGGACTTCCCGGAACCGGAAGGCCCGATGAGGAACACGAACTCACCCTTGTCCATCTCGACCGAGACGTTGTCGAGCGC
It contains:
- the ftsE gene encoding cell division ATP-binding protein FtsE; this translates as MIRLEHVSKVYKSSARPALDNVSVEMDKGEFVFLIGPSGSGKSTFLRLLLREEVPSKGRVYVSNFDVAKMSRRRVPRLRQSIGCVFQDFRLLTNKTVAENVAFALEVIGKPRNTIVKVVPEVLQLVGLDGKADRMPHELSGGEQQRVAIARAFVNRPLVLLADEPTGNLDPDTSQDIMLLLERINRTGTTVVMATHDHSIVDSMRRRVVELDNGRIIRDDARGVYGVGR